In one window of Maniola hyperantus chromosome 18, iAphHyp1.2, whole genome shotgun sequence DNA:
- the LOC117990730 gene encoding 1,5-anhydro-D-fructose reductase-like — translation MSLRFIFRRRFVCVLKSNFLVNHYRYFHKVVGRMKYVKLSQTDDLMPTLGLGTWQAPPEVIDSTVYKALDLGYRHIDTAFNYNNEEAIGSAVKKWIDEGKGTRKDLFITTKLPHVGNRASDVKKFLDLQLKRLQMDYVDLYLIHVPFGFHCDPETLTPVVDSNGDYSLDMETDHISTWKVMECCQKEGLTRNLGLSNFNEAQIGKIIGSSTMKPQVLQVELHAYFQQMDLRKFCSDHDIVVTAYAPLGSPGAKDHFVNKYHYSPDAFPDLLGHPEVNDIAKSHGKTPAQILLRYLVQQNVVVIPKSTSEKRLKENSNIYDFGLTPSEINRLKKLDQGENGRIFNFLFWKGVENHPEYPYKFLTLAADKK, via the exons ATGTCCCTCAGATTTATCTTCAGAAGGAgatttgtgtgtgtgttaaAATCGAATTTCTTAGTTAATCATTATCGCTATTTCCATAAGGTTGTTGGCAGAATGAAATACGTGAAACTTTCACAGACAGATGATTTGATGCCTACACTGGGTTTAGGAACATGGCAG GCCCCTCCTGAAGTAATAGATTCTACAGTGTACAAAGCGCTGGATTTAGGATATAGACATATTGATACAGCTTTCAATTATAATAACGAGGAGGCTATCGGTAGCGCTGTAAAGAAATGGATAGATGAAGGCAAAGGCACGAGAAAGGATCTGTTTATCACCACAAAG CTACCTCACGTCGGGAACCGAGCATCAGATGTGAAGAAGTTCCTGGACCTGCAGCTGAAGAGGTTGCAGATGGATTATGTGGACTTGTACTTGATACATGTGCCTTTTGGATTTCATTGCGACCCCGAGACGCTGACGCCCGTTGTTGATAGCAACGGGGATTATTCCTTGGATATGGAGACAGACCATATTAGCACGTGGAAG GTAATGGAGTGTTGTCAAAAGGAAGGTCTCACCCGAAACCTAGGGTTATCTAACTTCAACGAAGCTCAAATAGGGAAGATTATTGGCTCGTCGACCATGAAGCCGCAGGTGCTACAAGTGGAACTGCACGCTTACTTTCAGCAGATGGACCTAAGGAAGTTCTGTTCAGACCACGATATTGTGGTCACTGCATATGCTCCTTTGGGAAGTCCGGGAGCGAAGGACCATTTTGTTAATAAGTACCATTATAG CCCTGACGCATTTCCAGATTTGCTGGGGCATCCAGAAGTGAATGATATTGCCAAAAGCCACGGGAAAACGCCCGCTCAAATATTGCTTCGGTATTTAGTCCAACAGAACGTAGTAGTGATACCGAAAAGCACTAGCGAGAAAAGATTGAAG GAAAACTCAAACATATATGATTTCGGATTAACACCGTCTGAAATTAACAGACTGAAGAAATTAGACCAAGGGGAGAACGGTCGCATTTTCAATTTCCTCTTTTGGAAAGGCGTAGAAAATCATCCAGAGTATCCATATAAGTTTTTAACTTTGGCAGcggacaaaaaataa
- the Mcm5 gene encoding DNA replication licensing factor Mcm5, with protein MEGFDDPGVFFSDNFGVEENESQDQINLQAVKKKFKEFIRQFHTGNFNFKYRDALKRNYNLHQFWVEINIEDLSSFDEVLAEKLYKKPTEHLPILEEAAKELVDELTAPRPEGEEKVEDIQVLLTSDAHASNLRELKSDTVSRLVKIPGIVISASGIKAKATKISIQCRSCRNVIPNLPVKPGLEGYVMPRKCNTEQAGRPKCPLDPYFIIPDKCKCIDYQVLKLQEAPESIPQGEMPRHLTVYCDRMLCERVAPGARVTVLGIYSIKKIAKIGREGRDKGSVGVRSSYVRAVGLTAEEGVTGGLSPFTAEEEEQFRRLAASPDIYERIALSIAPSVFGVHDMKKAIACLLFGGSRKRLPDGLTRRGDINVLLLGDPGTAKSQLLKFVEKVAPVGVYTSGKGSSAAGLTASVIRDPASRNFVMEGGAMVLADGGVVCIDEFDKMREDDRVAIHEAMEQQTISIAKAGITTTLNSRCSVLAAANSVFGRWDDTKAEDNIDFMPTILSRFDMIFIVKDEHDQNRDITLAKHIINVHMGGDSAERQALVGELPLVVLRRYAAYCRARCGPRLSASSAERLGARYVLMRSGASLQERQADKRLPIPITVRQLEAVIRISESLAKMQLQPFATEAHVTEALRLFQVSTLDAAMTGSLAGAEGFTTEEDHEMLSRVEKQLKRRFAVGSQVSEQTIIQDFLRQKYPERAIIKVIHTMIRRGELQHRLQRKMLYRLS; from the exons ATGGAAGGATTTGATGATCCTGGTGTGTTTTTCTCTGATAATTTCGGTGTCGAAGAAAATGAATCTCAAGACCAAATCAACTTGCAAGCGGTTAAGAAAAAGTTCAAAGAATTTATAAGACAGTTTCATACAGggaatttcaattttaaatacag GGATGCTCTAAAAAGAAATTATAACCTACACCAGTTTTGGGTTGAGATAAACATTGAAGATTTGTCCAGTTTTGATGAAGTCCTGGCTGAGAAACTTTATAAGAAGCCAACTGAGCACCTACCGATATTGGAGGAAGCTGCTAAGGAG TTAGTAGATGAACTGACAGCTCCAAGACCTGAGGGTGAAGAAAAAGTGGAGGACATACAAGTGCTACTCACATCTGATGCACACGCTTCTAATTTGCGAGAGCTTAAA tctgATACAGTGTCGAGGCTAGTGAAGATCCCAGGCATTGTGATATCAGCATCAGGGATCAAAGCCAAGGCCACTAAGATATCCATCCAGTGCAGGTCCTGCCGCAATGTGATACCCAACCTGCCGGTCAAACCTGGCCTGGAGGGCTATGTCATGCCCAGGAAGTGTAAcac GGAACAAGCTGGCAGACCAAAATGTCCCCTGGATCCATATTTCATCATACCAGACAAATGTAAATGCATAGATTATCAG gtGTTAAAACTGCAAGAAGCGCCGGAGTCCATACCGCAGGGCGAAATGCCGCGTCACCTCACGGTGTATTGCGATCGGATGCTGTGCGAGCGAGTCGCCCCCGGCGCTAGAGTCACGGTGCTCGGGATATACTCCATTAAGAAGATCGCTAAGATTGGC AGAGAAGGCCGTGACAAAGGCTCGGTAGGCGTACGATCCTCCTACGTTCGTGCAGTGGGGCTCACAGCCGAGGAGGGCGTAACGGGGGGTCTCAGCCCCTTCACGGCTGAGGAAGAGGAGCAGTTCCGCAGACTAGCCGCCTCGCCAGACATCTACGAGAGGATCGCTCTGTCCATAGCGCCCAGCGTGTTCGGAGTCCACGATATGAAGAAGGCTATAGCTTGCTTGCTGTTTGGAG GTTCCCGCAAGCGCCTGCCGGACGGGCTGACGCGGCGCGGCGACATCAACGTGCTGCTGCTGGGCGACCCCGGCACGGCCAAGTCGCAGCTGCTCAAGTTCGTGGAGAAGGTCGCGCCCGTGGGCGTGTACACCTCGGGCAAGGGCTCCAGCGCGGCCGGCCTCACTGCCTCCGTCATACGGGACCCGGCCAGC CGTAACTTCGTAATGGAGGGTGGAGCCATGGTGCTGGCGGACGGCGGCGTGGTGTGCATCGACGAGTTCGACAAGATGCGCGAGGACGACCGCGTCGCCATACACGAGGCCATGGAACAGCAGACCATATCTATTGCCAAG gcTGGTATAACCACGACGCTAAACTCGCGTTGCTCAGTGCTGGCAGCAGCCAACTCAGTATTCGGGCGCTGGGACGACACCAAGGCGGAGGACAACATAGACTTCATGCCCACCATCCTGTCCAGGTTCGACATGATCTTCATTGTCAAGGACGAGCATGACCAGAACAGGGACATC ACTCTAGCGAAGCACATAATCAACGTCCACATGGGCGGTGACAGCGCCGAACGCCAAGCCTTGGTGGGGGAACTCCCGCTAGTCGTGCTGCGCCGCTACGCCGCCTACTGTCGCGCCCGATGCGGCCCGCGCCTCTCCGCCAGCTCCGCGGAGCGCCTGGGAGCTAGATACGTGCTCATGAGGTCAGGGGCGTCGCTGCAGGAGAGACAGGCGGACAAACGACTCCCCATACCCATCACTGTTAG GCAACTTGAGGCCGTGATCCGCATATCGGAGTCGCTGGCCAAGATGCAGCTACAGCCATTCGCAACAGAGGCGCACGTCACCGAGGCGCTCAGACTCTTCCAGGTGTCCACACTGGATGCCGCCATGACAGGAAGCCTAGCTG GTGCTGAAGGTTTCACAACGGAAGAAGACCATGAAATGTTGTCACGGGTAGAAAAACAGTTGAAGCGTAGATTCGCGGTAGGCTCGCAAGTGTCAGAGCAGACCATCATACAAGACTTCCTCAGACAAAAGTACCCCGAGAGGGCCATCATCAAAGTGATACACACGATGATCAGACGCGGCGAGTTGCAGCATCGCCTTCAGAGGAAAATGCTTTACAGGCTCTCTTAG